The Thermoleophilia bacterium genome includes the window GCAGCGGGAGCAGGCGTGGCGGGCCATATGGCGGGAGTGGGCGCGCCTGGTGGAGGACCACGAGGATAATTCGAACAATCGGTTTGCGGCGGCAGCCGCTCTTAACGAGCGGCTGCCGCCGCCTCCCGGCCCCTTTTGGGGTTATAGCGCGCCTGCTGCTGCGCTGGGTCTTCCTGCAAAGAAGCCTGCCTGGGGTAACCTACCCGAGCGGCGTCTAACCGAAATGCAGGTTCGAAGAACTCAACCGGTATGGAAACTTGCTGGGGTAGGGTCAGTGGGCAGCCAAGCCTTGCTCGGGATACCGCGGCTGGAGTACCTGTGCAGTCGTGGTGAGCTTGGGTCTGTGTCGCGCGTATGGCCTTTTGAATGGGGCTTGGAAACGAAACAGGCTCTTGCACGTGGGAGCGTCTTGGTGCTTTACGCGGAAATCTATCCTTCGCTTCTGGATATGAGACGGTGCGGCTTGGCGGGGGGAACAAGAGAATCCACGGTTGTGAGTCACGTGGTTGCTCGTCGAGTTCGAACCGACGAGCGTTTTCATTTGCCGAGAGATGCAGAACAGGTCCAGGCCCTTGTTCACCTATTTGCCGAAGCAGATAGGCGAGGTGATCTGGAGACGTGGTTGGACGCCCCTCTCCGCCTGCCGGAACCGGATCGTCGTGTGGTGATGGCGGAGGAAGGATGGATTCTGGGTGTGCCGGTGTGTGTTTTGGGAGGATGCAGTGAGTGAGGACCTGATAAAGGACAAGCTTGAAATCCGCGAAGTAATCGAGAACTGGGTGATTTACCGAGACTCGGGCGACTGGGAGCGTTTTGCCAGTGTATGGCACCCTGACGCCTGGATGACAGCGACCTGGTTTCAGGGTCCGGCTACCGAGTTTATCCGCGCAAGTAAGAAAGCTTTTGATGAGGGAGTGCACATCCTTCATCAGCTTGGCGGATGCTCGTGCCAGATTGTCGGCAACAGAGCGATCTCTCAGACCAAGATGGCAATTCTTCAGCGGGGGACTGTGGATGGCGTACTGTGTGACGTGACGTGTTGGGGTCGGTTCTACGATTTTCTTGAAAAGCGGGGAGGACGCTGGGCGATTGTGCGGCGCCAACCTATCTACGAGAAGGACCGTCTCGACCTGGTGGATCCATCCGCCTCACTCGTGCTGGACGAGGGACTGTTAAACAGCTTCCCACAGGGATATCGACACCTTGCATACTTGCAAACCAAGCTGGGGTTCACAGTCAGACGTGATCTGCCGGAGCTGCGAGGTCCAGCGGTCAAGAAGCTCTACAACGAGGGCGCTGCGTGGCTCAACGGTTCCCCGCAGCCTGGGCAACCGCTGTGAGTGAAGAGCTTTGTTCGCATTCGGTTCTCTACAGATCAGCTGTCCCCAGTTGCCGCCCCTATCTGTCGGAGCCGCTGTTTAGGTCAAGGGGTGCTTGGGTACAAGTCAAACCGGCACCCGATGCGATGCTAATAGGCCGTTCGAATGCGCAAACTTGGGGGGACGGGATGGCTAACGTAGCGGAAGTGGAAGGCATTGGCCCTGTCTATGCAGACAAACTGAAGGAAAAAGGTATCACGACTACCGAGGCGCTACTTAAGGTGGGAGCCACCGCCAAAGGGCGTGCGGAACTGGCTGCCGCAACGGGTATCGACGAAAAACGCATATTGGAGTGGGTCAACAGAGCTGACCTGATGCGGATCAAAGGGGTGGGTACCCAGTACTCGGATCTCCTTGAAGCGGCGGGGGTTGACAGCGTTGTTGAGCTTTCAAGAAGACGAGCCGACA containing:
- a CDS encoding nuclear transport factor 2 family protein; its protein translation is MSEDLIKDKLEIREVIENWVIYRDSGDWERFASVWHPDAWMTATWFQGPATEFIRASKKAFDEGVHILHQLGGCSCQIVGNRAISQTKMAILQRGTVDGVLCDVTCWGRFYDFLEKRGGRWAIVRRQPIYEKDRLDLVDPSASLVLDEGLLNSFPQGYRHLAYLQTKLGFTVRRDLPELRGPAVKKLYNEGAAWLNGSPQPGQPL
- a CDS encoding DUF4332 domain-containing protein, producing the protein MANVAEVEGIGPVYADKLKEKGITTTEALLKVGATAKGRAELAAATGIDEKRILEWVNRADLMRIKGVGTQYSDLLEAAGVDSVVELSRRRADNLTKKMAEVNEEKKLVRKLPVESQVAAWIEEAKTLPRMVSY